The Xanthocytophaga agilis genome window below encodes:
- a CDS encoding glycosyltransferase family 2 protein yields MIWIVIPVFNRKNFTRECLLSLRKQTVQDFKVVIVDDGSTDGTDEMVKTEFPEVILIDGGGDLFWTAAVNMGIQYALDHGAEAVMTLNNDTLPTEDFIEKTIEASKKDPKGVIGALEIDVATKNVIYGGEKIDWVLATTKNIIDGIPAPKQTGLHPVSWLPGRGLLIPRAVFEKVGLFDAARFPHYYGDVDFTHTALRNGFPNYINYDAKLMTYPEESGDRKNKVKKNLKNYYNHLFSIKGGGNLKDFTRFTFKNCPFYFVPSYLLIGYLRRMGGYFVH; encoded by the coding sequence ATGATATGGATTGTTATTCCTGTTTTTAATCGGAAAAACTTTACACGCGAATGCTTGCTTTCACTACGAAAGCAGACTGTACAAGATTTCAAGGTTGTCATTGTTGATGATGGCTCTACTGATGGTACAGATGAAATGGTTAAAACAGAATTTCCGGAAGTAATACTAATTGATGGAGGTGGTGATTTATTTTGGACTGCTGCTGTAAATATGGGTATTCAATATGCATTGGATCATGGTGCAGAAGCGGTAATGACACTCAATAATGATACCTTACCAACTGAAGACTTTATTGAAAAAACAATTGAAGCCAGTAAGAAAGATCCTAAGGGGGTCATTGGTGCATTAGAAATAGATGTTGCTACCAAAAATGTTATTTATGGAGGTGAGAAGATTGATTGGGTATTAGCAACTACTAAAAACATAATAGATGGTATACCTGCTCCAAAACAGACAGGACTACATCCTGTATCCTGGCTTCCAGGGCGTGGCCTGTTAATCCCTCGAGCTGTATTTGAAAAAGTAGGTTTATTTGATGCTGCAAGATTTCCACATTATTATGGAGATGTAGATTTTACACATACTGCCCTACGAAATGGCTTTCCCAATTACATTAATTATGATGCAAAGCTGATGACTTATCCCGAAGAGTCTGGGGATCGGAAAAATAAAGTAAAGAAAAACCTCAAGAACTATTACAACCATTTGTTTAGCATTAAGGGTGGCGGAAATCTGAAAGACTTTACTCGATTTACATTTAAGAATTGTCCATTTTATTTTGTTCCATCCTATTTATTGATAGGATATTTGCGCAGAATGGGTGGCTATTTTGTTCATTAA
- a CDS encoding nucleotide-diphospho-sugar transferase codes for MNSFVPPKPLKTAVLFVVFNRPDTTEVVFEAIRKAKPPRLYVAADGPRPHKEGEAEKSRITREIATRVDWDCELKTRFLDDNVGCGIGPSSAFDWFFSHEEEGIILEDDCLPDQSFFWYCEELLEKYRHDTRIMHITGSNFQNGWKRDSDYSYYFSTYPHEWGWASWRRAWKLFDYGVSKYPEIVEKGYLDGYYTSKLEQKYRLSKIANTYGKDNVNWWDYQWNFTVHINSGLAIVPNVNLIENIGFGEGATHTLSTKDKRAENKSGTIEVPLKHPPFVIRDVKSDERYFKNLMNRMVTRKIYGLIGIDGFDARG; via the coding sequence ATGAACTCTTTTGTACCTCCGAAACCTCTGAAGACAGCTGTTTTGTTTGTTGTATTTAATCGTCCAGACACAACAGAAGTGGTATTTGAAGCAATTCGGAAAGCTAAACCTCCGCGTTTGTATGTAGCAGCGGATGGCCCTCGTCCTCATAAAGAGGGAGAAGCTGAAAAATCCCGTATAACCCGCGAAATTGCTACCCGTGTAGATTGGGATTGTGAATTGAAAACACGATTTCTGGATGATAATGTAGGATGTGGAATTGGTCCTTCTTCAGCTTTTGACTGGTTCTTCTCCCATGAGGAAGAAGGAATTATTCTTGAAGATGACTGTTTGCCAGATCAGAGTTTCTTCTGGTATTGTGAAGAATTGCTGGAAAAGTACCGTCATGATACACGCATTATGCATATAACAGGTAGTAACTTTCAGAACGGATGGAAACGTGATTCTGACTACTCTTATTATTTCTCAACCTATCCTCACGAATGGGGATGGGCTAGCTGGCGTAGAGCGTGGAAATTATTTGATTATGGAGTGAGTAAATATCCTGAAATTGTAGAGAAAGGATATCTGGATGGATACTATACTTCAAAACTGGAACAAAAATACCGTTTGAGCAAGATTGCTAATACCTATGGTAAGGATAATGTTAACTGGTGGGACTACCAGTGGAATTTTACAGTGCATATAAACTCTGGGCTAGCCATTGTACCTAATGTAAATCTGATTGAAAACATTGGTTTTGGAGAAGGTGCTACTCATACGCTGAGCACTAAAGATAAACGTGCTGAAAACAAATCCGGGACAATTGAAGTACCACTGAAACATCCTCCTTTTGTTATACGTGATGTGAAGTCGGATGAAAGATACTTCAAGAATTTGATGAATCGGATGGTGACACGTAAGATCTATGGTCTGATTGGTATAGATGGTTTTGATGCTAGGGGGTAA
- a CDS encoding flippase produces MKVQDSLQSEKVQDPPQSEGFRKYFSSVSWLLVERVFSMGVAFVISIYTANQLGAENFGKFNFARSFATIITVFAPLGMGAVMMRNLINYPEKKNLTLGTVFATRATASLICIIVVGLVSIVFNALMWHDDLKFLLVMIAAIPVIFESFNVLADFYNSRALAKYHVYGELSKTIVSAGVKLLLLFVFKADVVWFAVVLVLDAIIYDIVVVSIYRFVFKESPLQWKVDWSYSWEMIKQSLPLVLSGFVITVYMRLDQIMIGELLNDKEVGRFAAALRFSEATFFVPTVISNALLPAIIASKKESEERFTIQTQKLCDFLTLTGLAIAVGVNICSYWIFKYLYEPEYADAQNVLIIHVWSGVMVGMGMLANAWLIANNLQKYSLNRTIWGAIVNAGLNAVLIPKFGIEGAAIATLFSQAVASYLSNAITADTRPLFWMQTRSLIGLGFLSPIKDVLSGKFSLK; encoded by the coding sequence TTGAAAGTACAAGATTCTCTACAATCAGAAAAAGTACAAGATCCTCCACAATCTGAAGGTTTTCGCAAATATTTTTCCAGTGTATCCTGGCTATTGGTAGAAAGGGTATTTAGTATGGGTGTTGCCTTTGTTATAAGTATTTACACTGCTAACCAACTAGGTGCTGAAAACTTTGGTAAATTTAACTTTGCACGTAGTTTTGCTACAATCATCACAGTATTTGCTCCTCTTGGGATGGGTGCTGTGATGATGCGTAATTTGATTAACTATCCAGAAAAGAAAAATCTGACTCTGGGGACCGTATTTGCTACCAGAGCAACTGCCTCTCTTATTTGTATTATTGTTGTAGGGTTAGTCTCCATTGTTTTTAATGCCTTAATGTGGCATGATGACTTGAAGTTTCTACTAGTCATGATTGCTGCTATACCCGTTATTTTTGAAAGTTTTAACGTTCTGGCAGACTTCTATAATTCACGTGCGCTTGCAAAGTATCATGTATATGGCGAATTGTCCAAAACAATCGTTTCTGCTGGGGTAAAGCTTTTGCTACTCTTTGTTTTTAAGGCTGATGTTGTATGGTTTGCTGTTGTTCTTGTGCTGGATGCTATTATTTATGATATTGTTGTTGTTAGCATTTATCGTTTTGTATTTAAAGAAAGTCCGTTACAGTGGAAAGTTGACTGGAGTTATTCATGGGAGATGATAAAACAATCTCTGCCATTAGTATTATCTGGATTCGTAATTACTGTATATATGCGACTGGACCAGATTATGATAGGTGAGTTGCTGAATGATAAAGAAGTTGGACGTTTTGCCGCAGCGCTTCGCTTCTCTGAAGCCACCTTCTTTGTTCCTACAGTTATTAGTAATGCCTTATTACCTGCCATTATTGCTTCCAAAAAAGAAAGCGAGGAACGCTTTACTATACAAACTCAAAAACTTTGCGATTTCCTGACTTTAACAGGACTGGCAATAGCTGTTGGTGTCAATATTTGTAGTTACTGGATATTTAAATACTTATATGAACCTGAATATGCAGATGCTCAAAATGTATTGATCATCCACGTGTGGTCTGGCGTAATGGTGGGTATGGGGATGCTGGCAAATGCATGGTTGATTGCTAACAACCTGCAAAAGTACTCTTTGAACCGTACTATCTGGGGGGCTATTGTCAATGCAGGTTTGAATGCTGTCTTAATTCCAAAATTTGGAATCGAAGGAGCTGCTATTGCCACATTATTCTCTCAGGCTGTTGCTTCCTATTTAAGTAATGCTATCACTGCAGATACTCGTCCTTTATTCTGGATGCAAACCCGATCATTGATTGGGCTTGGTTTCCTATCTCCTATTAAAGATGTATTAAGTGGAAAGTTCTCTCTAAAGTAA
- a CDS encoding O-antigen ligase family protein: MEAFLGENALTNLLPLAVLGLGVGHFAFIEKQQLYIGTHWNKKNLAVYFLSFLTFVIAVARINSEAITGGLGIITMLLKYTLFPVFVYLFISYQFRNNDGFEKNVQRVLYVLFLTIALEAAFYFILFVMFFNQAAVNSEEGAESHLMLSLIGIHTEKRLLPIINVHPNTMGIYTGGVLVMAFLLVKQKGIGAKLKKLLYIFIGIGILFLLMVDSRGTIINTLMATLGVFLLSRTRFLGLLRIMPVLSPLLPFIMLSVLAFISETGLGSQVSRQEGDLATGNNRSAIWEECMKELSDPKFQHFIGYGEMGQAASGVSKRYAWIFGSGEVAESMVTHNYFFQMVFDMGYIGTFIFFVFMFVILGNAISAFRQGFSRALAVIGFLTYFMLSGTSESIYGIYNKNYFMVFTVVVLFMAISYNEFMRYKREKVTA; the protein is encoded by the coding sequence TTGGAAGCGTTCTTAGGTGAGAATGCATTAACTAATCTATTGCCTTTAGCTGTGCTTGGATTAGGAGTAGGACATTTTGCTTTTATAGAGAAGCAGCAATTGTATATAGGAACTCATTGGAATAAGAAAAACCTTGCAGTTTATTTCTTATCCTTTCTAACTTTTGTTATTGCTGTTGCCAGAATCAACTCTGAGGCTATAACGGGAGGGCTGGGTATTATAACAATGCTTCTTAAGTATACTCTTTTTCCTGTATTTGTCTATTTATTTATTAGTTATCAGTTTAGAAATAATGACGGATTTGAAAAGAATGTACAACGAGTCTTGTACGTTCTTTTTCTAACTATTGCTTTAGAGGCAGCTTTCTACTTTATCTTGTTTGTAATGTTTTTCAATCAGGCTGCTGTAAACTCAGAGGAAGGCGCTGAATCTCACCTGATGTTAAGCTTGATAGGAATTCATACAGAAAAACGCCTATTGCCTATTATTAATGTACACCCAAACACAATGGGTATTTATACAGGAGGAGTATTAGTAATGGCTTTTTTACTGGTAAAGCAGAAAGGCATCGGAGCTAAGCTAAAGAAACTCCTATATATATTTATTGGGATAGGCATACTCTTCCTGTTAATGGTGGATTCCCGTGGTACTATTATTAATACATTAATGGCCACTTTGGGAGTATTTCTGCTATCAAGAACCCGTTTCTTAGGGTTGCTGAGAATTATGCCTGTTTTATCTCCCTTGTTGCCTTTCATAATGCTTTCTGTTCTAGCTTTTATTTCGGAAACAGGGCTAGGTAGTCAGGTGTCTAGGCAGGAAGGAGATCTTGCTACAGGAAATAATCGTTCTGCTATCTGGGAAGAATGTATGAAGGAACTCTCTGATCCCAAATTTCAGCATTTTATAGGGTATGGAGAGATGGGCCAGGCTGCTTCCGGAGTTTCTAAAAGATATGCATGGATTTTTGGAAGTGGCGAGGTTGCAGAAAGCATGGTAACACATAATTACTTTTTCCAGATGGTATTTGATATGGGGTATATAGGTACTTTTATTTTCTTTGTATTTATGTTCGTTATTTTGGGGAATGCTATATCTGCTTTCAGACAAGGCTTTTCTCGTGCTCTGGCAGTCATAGGCTTTTTAACCTATTTTATGTTATCAGGGACTTCTGAATCTATTTATGGAATATATAATAAAAACTATTTTATGGTGTTTACTGTGGTTGTGCTTTTTATGGCCATCTCTTATAACGAGTTTATGCGTTATAAACGTGAAAAAGTTACAGCATAA
- a CDS encoding isoaspartyl peptidase/L-asparaginase codes for MIDAQTPVKPDKNKITLVIHGGAGTILRKNMTPEKEKAYKEVLNQALQTGYKILQNGGSSLDAVEATIRVMEDSPLFNAGKGSVFTHEGKNEMDAAIMDGSTLKAGAIAGVSVIKNPVSTARKVMENSAHVMLIGRGAEEFAKEQGMEIVDPSYFYTENRYQQLQRAIEEDKIQLDHSKDKGSLDEPLPGDEKKFGTVGAVALDQYGNLAAATSTGGMTNKRWNRVGDAPIIGAGTYANNQTCAVSATGHGEYFIRSVVGYDISALMEYKALSVKNAAEEVVLKKLVQRGGEGGVIALDRNGNFAMPFNSEGMYRGYIKADGKSEVLIYKD; via the coding sequence ATGATTGATGCTCAAACTCCTGTAAAACCTGATAAAAATAAAATTACACTGGTTATTCATGGTGGGGCTGGGACAATCCTGCGTAAGAATATGACTCCAGAGAAAGAGAAAGCTTATAAAGAGGTGTTAAATCAAGCATTGCAAACAGGTTATAAGATTCTTCAAAATGGGGGTTCTAGCTTGGATGCTGTAGAGGCTACTATTCGTGTTATGGAAGATTCTCCTTTATTTAATGCTGGTAAAGGATCTGTTTTCACACATGAAGGAAAAAATGAAATGGATGCTGCAATTATGGATGGAAGCACGTTAAAAGCAGGTGCCATTGCAGGAGTGTCAGTCATTAAGAACCCTGTGAGTACAGCACGAAAAGTTATGGAAAACTCTGCTCATGTAATGCTTATTGGACGTGGAGCTGAAGAGTTTGCGAAAGAACAAGGAATGGAAATAGTAGACCCATCTTATTTTTATACGGAGAATCGTTATCAGCAATTGCAAAGAGCTATTGAGGAAGACAAGATACAATTAGACCATTCCAAGGACAAGGGTAGCCTGGATGAACCACTGCCAGGTGATGAGAAGAAATTTGGTACAGTTGGTGCTGTTGCTCTTGATCAATATGGTAATTTAGCAGCTGCTACTTCCACAGGAGGTATGACTAACAAACGTTGGAACAGAGTTGGAGATGCACCTATTATTGGAGCCGGAACATATGCCAATAATCAGACATGTGCTGTTTCTGCTACTGGTCATGGTGAATATTTTATACGTTCTGTAGTCGGGTATGATATTTCAGCTTTAATGGAATATAAAGCACTGTCTGTCAAGAATGCTGCTGAAGAGGTTGTTCTGAAAAAACTGGTACAAAGAGGAGGGGAAGGAGGTGTGATTGCCTTGGATCGAAACGGGAATTTTGCCATGCCCTTTAATTCAGAAGGAATGTATCGTGGGTATATTAAAGCAGATGGTAAATCGGAAGTTTTGATTTATAAAGATTAA
- a CDS encoding nucleotide-diphospho-sugar transferase, with protein MSDHKSLTGRALQTPVLLIIFKRLDTTEKVFEAIRKAKPAKLYVAADGPRANKEGEAEQAQATRDIIKRVDWDCEVKTLFQDHNLGCGVGPSTAISWLFENEETGIILEDDCLPSESFFWYCEELLEKYRNDTRIMQISGVNPLLGWRKDPDYDYYFSEAGITWGWATWRRAWELYNYTIPHFQEIKDKGYIESFHFYKEKVEWMINCLDEAYRRLPSVSWWDFQWEFTKFSNSGLSIVPNVSLVKNIGFGEGATHTFETVGFAVAETKDITLPLRHPSFVIRDIESDNLYYTQHLRTTLFKKVKKKLKRLLAR; from the coding sequence ATGTCTGATCATAAATCACTGACAGGCCGTGCACTGCAAACACCTGTTTTATTGATTATATTTAAACGGCTTGATACAACTGAAAAAGTATTTGAAGCAATCCGAAAGGCTAAACCTGCAAAATTATATGTAGCAGCAGACGGTCCTCGGGCTAACAAAGAAGGAGAAGCAGAACAGGCTCAGGCTACACGAGATATTATAAAAAGAGTAGATTGGGATTGTGAGGTAAAAACATTATTTCAGGATCATAATCTTGGATGTGGAGTAGGGCCGTCAACAGCTATTAGCTGGTTATTTGAAAATGAAGAAACCGGAATTATTCTGGAAGATGATTGCTTGCCTAGCGAAAGCTTCTTCTGGTATTGCGAAGAACTATTGGAAAAATACCGTAATGATACACGGATCATGCAGATATCAGGAGTGAATCCATTACTAGGATGGCGCAAAGATCCGGATTATGATTATTACTTTTCAGAAGCAGGGATAACCTGGGGATGGGCGACATGGAGACGTGCTTGGGAGCTATATAATTATACAATTCCTCATTTTCAGGAGATAAAAGACAAGGGATACATAGAATCTTTCCATTTCTATAAGGAGAAGGTTGAGTGGATGATTAATTGTCTGGATGAAGCATATCGCCGCTTACCTTCTGTGAGCTGGTGGGACTTTCAGTGGGAGTTTACCAAATTCAGTAATTCGGGACTATCTATTGTACCTAATGTTAGTTTAGTAAAAAATATAGGTTTTGGAGAAGGGGCTACCCACACATTTGAAACTGTAGGCTTTGCAGTTGCAGAAACCAAAGATATAACACTCCCTCTGAGACACCCCTCTTTTGTTATTCGGGATATCGAATCTGATAATTTATATTATACTCAGCATCTACGAACTACACTTTTTAAGAAAGTTAAGAAAAAACTCAAAAGGTTACTAGCCCGGTAA
- a CDS encoding GumC family protein has translation MKQQAQNDTVNLKFLFNKIASRWYLFVVFVPLALGGAYLYLRFTPKIFEVKASILIDDKSKDTPEQDRFIRGMGAFVPRTQLKDEVQLLTSYRYMKQVMDRLNMRVSYFSVEDYKTVEEYNDFPFRVKLDTTKAQMINVPIYIEKVGKDLYKVQITGKKVTVQDIQADRSLDEIPEVKIQKVLKVGQSYTDKYLNFSIEFSRTPSLYDKDEYFFVINSLGQLAAYYQSNIKVSPIDDKNSSVIEISSRGPVIEKEEKVINTLLDVYLDNEIRKKDTEGKRTIAFIDNELGTVKDSIKKTDYNITNERNRTNTAGTTSEEVNALNNQLQGFSAQLQEAQIKADGYEALLRDLRNNREVVGGVSGVDDGAVSNLLTQYSTLMQERARLATVVTEGSVRMQQLDAKIQSVRDALVDGLSNARNVARIRVSSLMQRVGSIQARLGTIPQTEIKLLSINRGKEVQDELYKYLLQKKADAGMALATNIANKEVIDRARGDINGPVAPKGSVIYLLAGIIGMAIPLGFIFVKDAFSDRISGQTDIQLNTNIPTLGVIGYNNKANTYLVANSSKSAIAESFRSVRVNLQYLFLDTSKKIIGVTSSQQAEGKTFCATNLAVVIAQSGKKTLLIDCDLRKPRVHTRFNVDNEKGLATYLTGMHDWEEVVSSTDTDNLSLVTSGPIPVSPLNLIGSPRMKALIDRLKKGDEYDYVIIDTAPLGLVSDFLILMNYTDFNVYIVRHKVTEREALNKINELYDTEKVKDIAIIINGVKSMSAYGYSDKAYKYSD, from the coding sequence ATGAAACAGCAAGCTCAAAACGATACTGTTAATCTTAAATTTCTCTTCAATAAGATCGCAAGCCGCTGGTATTTATTTGTGGTTTTTGTACCACTGGCATTGGGTGGTGCTTACTTGTATCTGAGATTCACACCCAAAATTTTTGAAGTAAAAGCGTCAATCTTAATTGATGATAAAAGCAAGGATACCCCTGAGCAGGATCGATTTATACGTGGTATGGGTGCATTTGTTCCTAGAACACAGTTGAAGGATGAGGTACAACTGCTTACCTCATACCGTTATATGAAGCAGGTAATGGACCGATTGAATATGCGGGTATCTTACTTTAGTGTAGAGGATTATAAAACAGTTGAAGAGTATAATGATTTTCCATTTCGTGTAAAATTAGATACTACAAAAGCTCAAATGATCAATGTACCTATATACATTGAGAAAGTAGGGAAAGATTTATACAAAGTTCAGATTACTGGTAAAAAAGTAACGGTACAGGATATCCAAGCTGATCGGTCATTGGACGAAATTCCTGAAGTAAAGATTCAAAAGGTCTTGAAAGTAGGGCAGTCATACACTGATAAATATCTGAATTTTTCGATTGAGTTTTCGAGAACGCCATCCTTATATGATAAAGATGAATATTTCTTTGTGATCAATAGTTTAGGCCAGTTGGCTGCTTATTATCAATCCAATATAAAGGTGAGTCCTATTGATGATAAAAATTCCAGTGTAATAGAAATTTCTTCTCGTGGTCCTGTAATAGAAAAAGAGGAGAAAGTAATAAATACTTTACTGGATGTGTACCTGGATAACGAGATCAGAAAGAAAGATACGGAAGGAAAACGGACTATTGCCTTTATTGATAACGAACTTGGTACTGTTAAGGATTCTATTAAGAAGACAGATTATAATATTACTAATGAACGGAATCGTACAAATACTGCTGGTACAACCTCGGAAGAAGTAAATGCTTTAAATAATCAATTACAAGGATTTAGTGCTCAACTTCAGGAAGCACAAATTAAGGCAGATGGGTATGAGGCTTTATTAAGAGATCTTCGAAACAACAGAGAGGTAGTTGGAGGTGTAAGCGGAGTTGATGATGGTGCTGTAAGCAATTTGCTTACGCAATACTCAACATTAATGCAAGAAAGAGCCCGATTAGCTACCGTTGTAACTGAAGGAAGTGTAAGAATGCAACAATTGGATGCTAAAATACAGAGCGTTAGAGATGCGTTGGTTGATGGACTCTCTAATGCCCGAAACGTAGCTAGGATCAGAGTAAGTTCATTAATGCAGAGAGTTGGAAGTATTCAAGCTAGGTTAGGTACTATTCCACAAACAGAGATTAAACTTCTTAGTATAAACAGAGGCAAAGAAGTACAGGATGAACTATATAAATACCTTCTACAGAAGAAAGCAGATGCTGGTATGGCATTAGCCACCAATATTGCAAATAAAGAAGTCATTGATCGTGCAAGAGGTGATATCAATGGTCCGGTTGCACCTAAAGGTTCTGTGATCTATTTGTTGGCAGGAATTATTGGTATGGCAATTCCTCTTGGTTTTATCTTTGTTAAGGATGCCTTCTCTGATCGTATTTCAGGACAGACAGATATTCAGCTTAATACCAATATACCAACATTAGGAGTTATTGGATACAACAACAAAGCCAATACCTACCTGGTAGCTAATAGTTCAAAATCGGCTATTGCAGAATCATTCCGATCTGTACGGGTAAACCTTCAATATCTGTTCTTGGATACATCAAAGAAAATTATTGGTGTTACCTCTTCACAACAGGCTGAAGGCAAAACATTCTGCGCTACTAACCTTGCTGTTGTAATTGCACAATCTGGAAAGAAAACGTTATTGATCGACTGCGACTTACGGAAGCCTCGTGTACACACTCGTTTTAATGTAGACAATGAGAAAGGGCTGGCAACATACCTGACTGGTATGCATGATTGGGAAGAGGTGGTTTCTTCAACAGATACCGATAATCTATCTCTGGTAACATCCGGTCCGATTCCTGTTAGTCCACTTAATCTGATTGGAAGCCCACGAATGAAGGCATTGATTGATCGTCTTAAAAAAGGAGATGAGTATGATTATGTCATTATTGATACTGCTCCATTAGGATTGGTGTCAGACTTTCTGATCTTGATGAATTATACTGATTTCAATGTGTATATCGTTCGTCATAAAGTTACAGAACGTGAAGCCTTGAATAAAATCAATGAATTGTATGATACTGAAAAGGTAAAAGATATTGCAATTATTATCAATGGAGTAAAATCAATGTCTGCTTACGGTTATAGTGATAAAGCGTATAAATACAGTGATTAA
- a CDS encoding polysaccharide biosynthesis/export family protein encodes MKRIYSVLLLSLVILSSCITHKDAVNFQGENFPPSNARVFPNKRTPYKIQPNDVLAIRVKGLEQTDTDFLNLETSGGFNAFNPAAVFVNGYSVNDSGYVVLPVLGSIKVANLTINEARNVLQKAVDRQLKNSTIFLAMVSFKVSVIGEVKNPGQYYNYNNQLTLIDALAMAGDITDFGNRKKIMLMRQTDTGNEVINLNLTDPNIIVSKYYYLLPNDVIYVQPLKGKYGRQNATNVTIIAAVVTAIAGTVSVILNLNNN; translated from the coding sequence ATGAAAAGAATTTATTCTGTTCTTTTACTTTCCTTAGTTATCCTATCATCGTGTATTACTCATAAGGATGCTGTTAATTTTCAAGGAGAGAACTTTCCTCCATCAAATGCGAGAGTTTTTCCAAATAAAAGGACACCCTATAAGATTCAGCCTAATGATGTTTTGGCTATTCGGGTAAAAGGGCTGGAGCAAACAGATACAGATTTTCTGAATTTAGAAACATCTGGTGGTTTTAATGCTTTTAACCCTGCTGCAGTTTTTGTCAATGGCTATTCTGTCAATGATTCAGGATATGTTGTACTACCTGTATTAGGGTCAATAAAAGTTGCTAACCTAACCATAAACGAAGCACGGAATGTTCTCCAGAAAGCGGTGGATAGACAGTTAAAAAACAGTACTATCTTTCTGGCTATGGTTAGTTTTAAAGTTTCTGTGATTGGAGAGGTTAAAAATCCGGGACAATACTATAATTACAATAATCAGCTTACTCTAATAGATGCATTAGCTATGGCAGGAGATATTACTGATTTTGGGAATCGTAAAAAAATAATGCTCATGCGTCAAACAGATACAGGAAATGAAGTGATAAATCTTAATCTGACAGATCCGAATATTATCGTCTCAAAATATTATTACCTTTTACCTAATGATGTTATTTATGTGCAGCCTTTGAAAGGAAAGTATGGAAGACAAAATGCTACAAATGTAACCATTATTGCTGCTGTAGTAACTGCTATTGCAGGTACAGTCAGTGTGATTCTTAATCTTAATAACAACTAA
- a CDS encoding SDR family NAD(P)-dependent oxidoreductase — protein MKHSEKVCTIVGAGPGISLSVAKRFAREGFSIALIARRVENIERQVQELKEMGVLAKAYSADAADHTSLEKAFRVIHREIGYSDVLVYNAFVGREASPSKLDPEKLVQDFRVNVVGALSAAQLAIPNMKKQKSGTILFTGGGLSLEPYHPYASLAVGKAGIRNLTYSLAAELAPLGIHVATITITGIVKPGTHFDPDKIAEVYWKLHAQKTGQFETEVLYK, from the coding sequence ATGAAACATTCTGAGAAAGTATGTACTATTGTTGGTGCAGGTCCGGGAATCAGCCTATCTGTAGCCAAACGATTTGCCCGTGAGGGATTTTCAATTGCATTAATTGCACGTCGTGTTGAGAATATTGAACGACAAGTACAAGAATTAAAAGAGATGGGAGTTCTTGCGAAAGCCTATAGTGCAGATGCAGCAGATCATACCTCTTTGGAAAAGGCTTTTCGTGTTATTCATAGAGAAATTGGGTATTCGGATGTATTAGTATATAATGCATTTGTTGGACGCGAAGCAAGTCCAAGTAAGCTTGACCCAGAAAAACTGGTACAAGACTTTAGAGTAAATGTTGTGGGGGCATTATCAGCTGCACAGCTTGCTATTCCGAATATGAAAAAGCAGAAAAGCGGTACTATTTTATTCACAGGAGGAGGGCTATCATTGGAACCTTATCATCCATATGCTTCATTAGCAGTCGGAAAAGCAGGTATACGAAATCTGACATATAGCCTTGCAGCAGAGCTAGCCCCTTTAGGAATACATGTAGCCACAATTACAATCACTGGAATTGTTAAACCAGGTACTCACTTTGACCCTGATAAAATTGCAGAAGTATACTGGAAACTACATGCACAAAAAACAGGTCAGTTTGAAACCGAAGTTCTCTATAAATAA